The Maylandia zebra isolate NMK-2024a linkage group LG7, Mzebra_GT3a, whole genome shotgun sequence genome contains a region encoding:
- the acanb gene encoding brevican core protein isoform X2: MCGGTVTVCIYVESTLHVSIPVDMPLRPLLGGKVEVPCYFLDKSLNDTGALTVATLSHRIKWTYITKDKVDTILVASQGKVEVKQDYLDRAMLANYPLFPTDATLEMTELRSKDSGIYRCEVTHGIEHNYDTVEMQVQGIVFHYRAISTRYTLTFEKAKAACIQNSATIATLAQLQAAYDDGFHQCDAGWLSDQTVRYPIHHPREPCYGDKRELPGVRTYGVRDVNETYDVYCFAEKMPGRVFYSMSVEKFSFYEAKDQCAKLGARLATTGELYLAWKNGMDVCNAGWLADRSVRYPINIARPQCGGGLLGVRTVYLFPNQTGYPYPDDRHDAICFQADEDKDAVPGQTTPFPYIVTVAPPAQVPGIIPSSEKEESKTGEVVTLPPLPIPPSMTDVDAPMAPTGVVFHYRPITGRYTLTFLKAQQACQNIGAVIASPQQLQAAFEKGLHQCDAGWLSDQTVRYPIVSPRENCAGNLLDLKGVRSYGLRPATELYDVYCYVERLTGVVFFTTDYGRFTYEEAVHHCEKLNATLATPGELYAAWNQGLDQCSPGWLMDRSVRFPITTPRSHCGGNQVGVHTIYTYPNQTGFPSEDLQYDAYCFRAEVPVVYVNNETSVNLTTVTEDVINKTIAITDSTVATTVDYNETETSTNITDIDFVNETIITPQKVIPTVKTIPVPVDFSGSGSAEHSANGDFSGESGTSTSSGDGSGSDVEVKFSGDSDVFSGDQSTSGEQQEAERGSVDIFTSGEPGSASGDLGSASGDLGSASGYLGSASGYLGSASGDLGSASGDLGSASGYLGSASGDLGSASGDLGSASGDLGSASGDPGSPSGDPGSASGETGTVSGSGEGFDKEYSGFITSGSDFPSGSGDTSGSSGNSIIIMLDGKMVEVLQTQQKATEQELGRAGFDILESSASGSGGMSASGSQEFSGRIDLTVLPSLEKELSGYPIGSGFHSGFSSGFPSGFSGSGSASGHSLQHHDDVIYLTDDEMVEMTLPTLAQHPEQGRGVVEISGQGSGSGNRILDQILQPSGSGTTLNLEELQIYSAYDQSGHEEKVQEGSTPYISPTTVPSVSLVTPAVVEEPEVKKAVQDCPDDWVKFMGSCYRHFTGRDTWAEAEKHCQELNAHLVSISSQEEQQFLISNGEEYQWIGLSDKDMQNVFHWTDGSPLTFENWRPNQPDNYFDSGEDCVVMIWHEGGQWNDVPCNYYLPFTCKTGPVMCGPPPEVEHAQPMGNITPRSPVNSIVRYQCDAGYKQRHLPVIRCMDDGQWTEPQVECTEAGASHNRLNKRSLRRRSKGVSTPWEQKLP, encoded by the exons atgtgtggagggacagtaactgtgtgtatat ATGTTGAAAGCACATTACATGTCAGCATCCCTGTGGACATGCCTCTTCGTCCTCTCCTGGGGGGAAAGGTGGAGGTGCCATGTTACTTCTTGGATAAGAGCCTCAATGACACTGGAGCCCTGACCGTCGCTACACTCTCCCACCGCATTAAATGGACCTACATCACCAAGGACAAAGTCGACACCATCTTAGTGGCATCGCAGGGCAAAGTTGAGGTCAAGCAAGATTATTTGGACAGAGCGATGTTGGCTAACTATCCGCTGTTTCCCACTGATGCCACCCTGGAAATGACAGAGCTTAGGTCCAAAGATTCTGGCATCTACCGCTGTGAGGTGACACATGGCATCGAGCACAACTACGATACTGTGGAAATGCAAGTTCAGG GTATTGTGTTCCACTACCGTGCCATCTCCACGCGTTACACCTTGACATTTGAGAAGGCCAAGGCAGCCTGTATCCAGAACAGTGCCACCATTGCTACCCTAGCCCAACTGCAGGCTGCATATGATGATGGATTCCACCAGTGTGATGCTGGATGGCTTTCTGATCAGACGGTCAG GTACCCCATCCATCATCCACGAGAACCCTGCTACGGAGACAAGAGAGAACTTCCTGGTGTCAGGACCTATGGGGTGAGAGACGTCAACGAGACCTATGACGTGTATTGTTTTGCTGAAAAGATGCCAG GCAGAGTCTTCTACTCTATGTCTGTAGAGAAGTTTAGCTTTTACGAGGCAAAAGATCAGTGTGCTAAACTTGGTGCCAGACTTGCCACCACAGGAGAGCTTTACCTCGCCTGGAAGAATGGTATGGACGTGTGTAATGCTGGCTGGCTGGCAGACAGGAGTGTACGATACCCTATCAACATCGCCAGGCCTCAGTGCGGAGGGGGCCTCCTGGGAGTGAGAACCGTCTACCTGTTCCCCAACCAGACTGGGTACCCCTATCCAGACGATCGCCATGATGCCATTTGCTTCCAAG CCGATGAAGACAAAGATGCCGTGCCTGGGCAGACCACTCCATTCCCATACATTGTTACCGTGGCACCTCCTGCTCAGGTGCCGGGCATCATCCCTTCATCTGAAAAAGAAGAGTCCAAAACTGGGGAAGTAGTTACTCTGCCTCCACTACCTATACCTCCAAGTATGACAGATGTAGATGCCCCTATGGCTCCGACTG GTGTGGTGTTCCACTATCGACCCATTACCGGTCGGTATACTCTAACGTTTTTGAAGGCTCAGCAGGCTTGCCAGAACATTGGGGCAGTCATTGCCAGTCCTCAGCAGCTGCAGGCAGCCTTTGAGAAAGGTCTACATCAATGTGACGCCGGCTGGTTAAGCGACCAAACTGTCCG GTATCCAATTGTGTCACCCAGAGAAAACTGTGCTGGTAACCTTCTAGACCTCAAAGGAGTCAGATCCTATGGCCTGAGACCAGCCACTGAACTCTATGATGTATACTGCTATGTTGAACGTTTGACAG GTGTGGTCTTCTTCACCACTGACTATGGCAGATTCACTTATGAGGAGGCTGTGCATCACTGTGAGAAACTTAACGCCACCCTGGCCACTCCTGGGGAGCTCTATGCTGCCTGGAATCAAGGACTTGACCAGTGCAGTCCCGGCTGGTTAATGGACCGCAGTGTCCGCTTCCCTATCACAACCCCCAGGTCTCACTGTGGAGGCAACCAGGTGGGAGTCCACACCATCTACACCTACCCCAACCAGACAGGCTTCCCCAGTGAGGACTTGCAATATGATGCCTACTGTTTTAGAG ctgaAGTTCCCGTTGTTTATGTTAACAATGAAACCAGTGTAAATTTGACCACAGTGACTGAGGATGTTATCAACAAGACAATAGCTATCACTGATAGCACTG ttGCAACTACTGTAGACTACAATGAAACTGAAACCAGTACAAACATTACTGATATTGACTTTGTCAATGAGACCATCATCACACCTCAAAAAGTTATTCCTACAG TCAAAACCATTCCGGTACCAGTTGATTTTTCGGGCTCTGGTTCAGCTGAACATTCAGCCAATGGAGATTTCTCTGGAGAGTCTGGCACCTCCACCTCCAGCGGTGATGGATCTGGGTCAGATGTGGAAGTCAAGTTTAGCGGAGACAGTGATGTCTTCTCTGGAGACCAGTCTACCTCTGGAGAACAACAGGAGGCAGAAAGGGGAAGTGTTGACATCTTCACATCTGGAGAACCTGGTAGTGCATCTGGAGATCTGGGTAGTGCATCTGGAGATCTGGGTAGTGCATCTGGATATCTGGGTAGTGCATCTGGATATCTGGGTAGTGCGTCTGGAGATCTTGGTAGTGCATCTGGAGATCTTGGTAGTGCATCTGGATATCTGGGTAGTGCATCTGGAGATCTTGGAAGTGCATCTGGAGATCTTGGAAGTGCATCTGGAGATCTTGGAAGTGCCTCTGGAGATCCTGGTAGTCCATCTGGAGATCCTGGAAGTGCATCTGGAGAAACTGGCACGGTATCTGGATCTGGGGAGGGGTTTGACAAAGAATACTCTGGTTTTATTACATCTGGATCAGATTTTCCCAGTGGAAGTGGGGACACCAGTGGCAGCAGCGGAAACTCCATAATAATCATGTTAGATGGAAAGATGGTGGAAGTTTTACAAACCCAGCAAAAGGCCACCGAGCAGGAACTAGGCCGAGCAGGATTTGATATCTTGGAATCAAGTGCATCTGGGTCAGGAGGTATGTCTGCATCAGGTTCCCAAGAGTTTTCAGGTCGCATTGACTTGACGGTCCTACCATCTCTGGAGAAAGAGTTGTCTGGATATCCCATTGGATCAGGGTTTCACAGTGGCTTTTCCAGTGGTTTTCCATCTGGTTTTTCTGGCAGTGGCTCTGCCTCTGGACACTCTTTGCAGCATCACGATGATGTTATCTACTTAACAGATGATGAAATGGTAGAAATGACTCTACCAACACTGGCACAACATCCTGAGCAGGGCAGGGGTGTGGTGGAGATAAGTGGGCAAGGAAGTGGTTCAGGGAACAGAATTTTAGATCAAATCTTGCAGCCATCAGGAAGTGGCACCACTCTGAATTTGGAGGAACTGCAGATTTATTCAGCTTATGATCAATCGGGACATGAGGAAAAAGTCCAGGAGGGGAGCACACCCTACATCAGCCCAACCACGGTACCATCTGTGTCTTTAGTCACTCCTGCTGTTGTGGAGGAGCCAGAAGTGAAGAAAG CTGTGCAGGACTGTCCCGATGACTGGGTGAAGTTTATGGGCAGCTGTTACCGGCACTTTACAGGGAGAGACACTTGGGCTGAAGCTGAGAAACACTGTCAGGAACTCAATGCCCACCTGGTCAGCATCAGCTCCCAGGAGGAGCAGCAGTTTCTCATCT CTAATGGTGAGGAATACCAGTGGATTGGACTCAGTGACAAAGATATGCAGAATGTGTTCCACTGGACAGACGGGAGTCCCCTG ACCTTTGAGAACTGGAGGCCCAACCAACCAGATAACTACTTTGACTCTGGAGAAGATTGTGTGGTTATGATCTGGCATGAGGGTGGACAGTGGAATGACGTGCCCTGCAACTACTACCTTCCCTTCACCTGCAAGACTGGACCCG TCATGTGTGGCCCTCCCCCTGAGGTGGAACATGCCCAGCCGATGGGAAACATCACGCCACGCAGCCCTGTCAACTCTATAGTCCGCTACCAGTGTGACGCAGGCTACAAACAGCGCCACCTGCCTGTCATACGCTGTATGGATGACGGACAATGGACAGAGCCGCAAGTGGAATGTACAGAAG
- the acanb gene encoding brevican core protein isoform X1, with the protein MTPLFLLCVSLPLIWATISSEDHDNVESTLHVSIPVDMPLRPLLGGKVEVPCYFLDKSLNDTGALTVATLSHRIKWTYITKDKVDTILVASQGKVEVKQDYLDRAMLANYPLFPTDATLEMTELRSKDSGIYRCEVTHGIEHNYDTVEMQVQGIVFHYRAISTRYTLTFEKAKAACIQNSATIATLAQLQAAYDDGFHQCDAGWLSDQTVRYPIHHPREPCYGDKRELPGVRTYGVRDVNETYDVYCFAEKMPGRVFYSMSVEKFSFYEAKDQCAKLGARLATTGELYLAWKNGMDVCNAGWLADRSVRYPINIARPQCGGGLLGVRTVYLFPNQTGYPYPDDRHDAICFQADEDKDAVPGQTTPFPYIVTVAPPAQVPGIIPSSEKEESKTGEVVTLPPLPIPPSMTDVDAPMAPTGVVFHYRPITGRYTLTFLKAQQACQNIGAVIASPQQLQAAFEKGLHQCDAGWLSDQTVRYPIVSPRENCAGNLLDLKGVRSYGLRPATELYDVYCYVERLTGVVFFTTDYGRFTYEEAVHHCEKLNATLATPGELYAAWNQGLDQCSPGWLMDRSVRFPITTPRSHCGGNQVGVHTIYTYPNQTGFPSEDLQYDAYCFRAEVPVVYVNNETSVNLTTVTEDVINKTIAITDSTVATTVDYNETETSTNITDIDFVNETIITPQKVIPTVKTIPVPVDFSGSGSAEHSANGDFSGESGTSTSSGDGSGSDVEVKFSGDSDVFSGDQSTSGEQQEAERGSVDIFTSGEPGSASGDLGSASGDLGSASGYLGSASGYLGSASGDLGSASGDLGSASGYLGSASGDLGSASGDLGSASGDLGSASGDPGSPSGDPGSASGETGTVSGSGEGFDKEYSGFITSGSDFPSGSGDTSGSSGNSIIIMLDGKMVEVLQTQQKATEQELGRAGFDILESSASGSGGMSASGSQEFSGRIDLTVLPSLEKELSGYPIGSGFHSGFSSGFPSGFSGSGSASGHSLQHHDDVIYLTDDEMVEMTLPTLAQHPEQGRGVVEISGQGSGSGNRILDQILQPSGSGTTLNLEELQIYSAYDQSGHEEKVQEGSTPYISPTTVPSVSLVTPAVVEEPEVKKAVQDCPDDWVKFMGSCYRHFTGRDTWAEAEKHCQELNAHLVSISSQEEQQFLISNGEEYQWIGLSDKDMQNVFHWTDGSPLTFENWRPNQPDNYFDSGEDCVVMIWHEGGQWNDVPCNYYLPFTCKTGPVMCGPPPEVEHAQPMGNITPRSPVNSIVRYQCDAGYKQRHLPVIRCMDDGQWTEPQVECTEAGASHNRLNKRSLRRRSKGVSTPWEQKLP; encoded by the exons ATGTTGAAAGCACATTACATGTCAGCATCCCTGTGGACATGCCTCTTCGTCCTCTCCTGGGGGGAAAGGTGGAGGTGCCATGTTACTTCTTGGATAAGAGCCTCAATGACACTGGAGCCCTGACCGTCGCTACACTCTCCCACCGCATTAAATGGACCTACATCACCAAGGACAAAGTCGACACCATCTTAGTGGCATCGCAGGGCAAAGTTGAGGTCAAGCAAGATTATTTGGACAGAGCGATGTTGGCTAACTATCCGCTGTTTCCCACTGATGCCACCCTGGAAATGACAGAGCTTAGGTCCAAAGATTCTGGCATCTACCGCTGTGAGGTGACACATGGCATCGAGCACAACTACGATACTGTGGAAATGCAAGTTCAGG GTATTGTGTTCCACTACCGTGCCATCTCCACGCGTTACACCTTGACATTTGAGAAGGCCAAGGCAGCCTGTATCCAGAACAGTGCCACCATTGCTACCCTAGCCCAACTGCAGGCTGCATATGATGATGGATTCCACCAGTGTGATGCTGGATGGCTTTCTGATCAGACGGTCAG GTACCCCATCCATCATCCACGAGAACCCTGCTACGGAGACAAGAGAGAACTTCCTGGTGTCAGGACCTATGGGGTGAGAGACGTCAACGAGACCTATGACGTGTATTGTTTTGCTGAAAAGATGCCAG GCAGAGTCTTCTACTCTATGTCTGTAGAGAAGTTTAGCTTTTACGAGGCAAAAGATCAGTGTGCTAAACTTGGTGCCAGACTTGCCACCACAGGAGAGCTTTACCTCGCCTGGAAGAATGGTATGGACGTGTGTAATGCTGGCTGGCTGGCAGACAGGAGTGTACGATACCCTATCAACATCGCCAGGCCTCAGTGCGGAGGGGGCCTCCTGGGAGTGAGAACCGTCTACCTGTTCCCCAACCAGACTGGGTACCCCTATCCAGACGATCGCCATGATGCCATTTGCTTCCAAG CCGATGAAGACAAAGATGCCGTGCCTGGGCAGACCACTCCATTCCCATACATTGTTACCGTGGCACCTCCTGCTCAGGTGCCGGGCATCATCCCTTCATCTGAAAAAGAAGAGTCCAAAACTGGGGAAGTAGTTACTCTGCCTCCACTACCTATACCTCCAAGTATGACAGATGTAGATGCCCCTATGGCTCCGACTG GTGTGGTGTTCCACTATCGACCCATTACCGGTCGGTATACTCTAACGTTTTTGAAGGCTCAGCAGGCTTGCCAGAACATTGGGGCAGTCATTGCCAGTCCTCAGCAGCTGCAGGCAGCCTTTGAGAAAGGTCTACATCAATGTGACGCCGGCTGGTTAAGCGACCAAACTGTCCG GTATCCAATTGTGTCACCCAGAGAAAACTGTGCTGGTAACCTTCTAGACCTCAAAGGAGTCAGATCCTATGGCCTGAGACCAGCCACTGAACTCTATGATGTATACTGCTATGTTGAACGTTTGACAG GTGTGGTCTTCTTCACCACTGACTATGGCAGATTCACTTATGAGGAGGCTGTGCATCACTGTGAGAAACTTAACGCCACCCTGGCCACTCCTGGGGAGCTCTATGCTGCCTGGAATCAAGGACTTGACCAGTGCAGTCCCGGCTGGTTAATGGACCGCAGTGTCCGCTTCCCTATCACAACCCCCAGGTCTCACTGTGGAGGCAACCAGGTGGGAGTCCACACCATCTACACCTACCCCAACCAGACAGGCTTCCCCAGTGAGGACTTGCAATATGATGCCTACTGTTTTAGAG ctgaAGTTCCCGTTGTTTATGTTAACAATGAAACCAGTGTAAATTTGACCACAGTGACTGAGGATGTTATCAACAAGACAATAGCTATCACTGATAGCACTG ttGCAACTACTGTAGACTACAATGAAACTGAAACCAGTACAAACATTACTGATATTGACTTTGTCAATGAGACCATCATCACACCTCAAAAAGTTATTCCTACAG TCAAAACCATTCCGGTACCAGTTGATTTTTCGGGCTCTGGTTCAGCTGAACATTCAGCCAATGGAGATTTCTCTGGAGAGTCTGGCACCTCCACCTCCAGCGGTGATGGATCTGGGTCAGATGTGGAAGTCAAGTTTAGCGGAGACAGTGATGTCTTCTCTGGAGACCAGTCTACCTCTGGAGAACAACAGGAGGCAGAAAGGGGAAGTGTTGACATCTTCACATCTGGAGAACCTGGTAGTGCATCTGGAGATCTGGGTAGTGCATCTGGAGATCTGGGTAGTGCATCTGGATATCTGGGTAGTGCATCTGGATATCTGGGTAGTGCGTCTGGAGATCTTGGTAGTGCATCTGGAGATCTTGGTAGTGCATCTGGATATCTGGGTAGTGCATCTGGAGATCTTGGAAGTGCATCTGGAGATCTTGGAAGTGCATCTGGAGATCTTGGAAGTGCCTCTGGAGATCCTGGTAGTCCATCTGGAGATCCTGGAAGTGCATCTGGAGAAACTGGCACGGTATCTGGATCTGGGGAGGGGTTTGACAAAGAATACTCTGGTTTTATTACATCTGGATCAGATTTTCCCAGTGGAAGTGGGGACACCAGTGGCAGCAGCGGAAACTCCATAATAATCATGTTAGATGGAAAGATGGTGGAAGTTTTACAAACCCAGCAAAAGGCCACCGAGCAGGAACTAGGCCGAGCAGGATTTGATATCTTGGAATCAAGTGCATCTGGGTCAGGAGGTATGTCTGCATCAGGTTCCCAAGAGTTTTCAGGTCGCATTGACTTGACGGTCCTACCATCTCTGGAGAAAGAGTTGTCTGGATATCCCATTGGATCAGGGTTTCACAGTGGCTTTTCCAGTGGTTTTCCATCTGGTTTTTCTGGCAGTGGCTCTGCCTCTGGACACTCTTTGCAGCATCACGATGATGTTATCTACTTAACAGATGATGAAATGGTAGAAATGACTCTACCAACACTGGCACAACATCCTGAGCAGGGCAGGGGTGTGGTGGAGATAAGTGGGCAAGGAAGTGGTTCAGGGAACAGAATTTTAGATCAAATCTTGCAGCCATCAGGAAGTGGCACCACTCTGAATTTGGAGGAACTGCAGATTTATTCAGCTTATGATCAATCGGGACATGAGGAAAAAGTCCAGGAGGGGAGCACACCCTACATCAGCCCAACCACGGTACCATCTGTGTCTTTAGTCACTCCTGCTGTTGTGGAGGAGCCAGAAGTGAAGAAAG CTGTGCAGGACTGTCCCGATGACTGGGTGAAGTTTATGGGCAGCTGTTACCGGCACTTTACAGGGAGAGACACTTGGGCTGAAGCTGAGAAACACTGTCAGGAACTCAATGCCCACCTGGTCAGCATCAGCTCCCAGGAGGAGCAGCAGTTTCTCATCT CTAATGGTGAGGAATACCAGTGGATTGGACTCAGTGACAAAGATATGCAGAATGTGTTCCACTGGACAGACGGGAGTCCCCTG ACCTTTGAGAACTGGAGGCCCAACCAACCAGATAACTACTTTGACTCTGGAGAAGATTGTGTGGTTATGATCTGGCATGAGGGTGGACAGTGGAATGACGTGCCCTGCAACTACTACCTTCCCTTCACCTGCAAGACTGGACCCG TCATGTGTGGCCCTCCCCCTGAGGTGGAACATGCCCAGCCGATGGGAAACATCACGCCACGCAGCCCTGTCAACTCTATAGTCCGCTACCAGTGTGACGCAGGCTACAAACAGCGCCACCTGCCTGTCATACGCTGTATGGATGACGGACAATGGACAGAGCCGCAAGTGGAATGTACAGAAG